The Candidatus Neomarinimicrobiota bacterium region GGTGTGCAGAAGTTCAGACGACTCAGAGAAAAGTATCTTATTTACTGACGAGTGACATGAGATTGTTTCTGTTGCTTGCCGCATTTCAGCTTTTCTTCGCATGCGCGTACAGAAGCGCCATATACTATCCAAGAATCACCGGGACTCAGACGTCCGGGCTTTCAGATAGAATTGAGGAGGCTGTGGGGGAGGTGGATTCCAACGTAAATCTGGGCATTAAAGTCGTTTCCGTTATGACGGGAGAGGTCATTTATGAAGACAACGCTAACCACCTCTTCACTCCCGCGAGTAATGTCAAGCTTTTCACTGCCGCAGCAGCTCTTCACATTCTTGGACCCAGTTATCGATTCCATACAAGAATGTACACAGATTCCACACGAACGGGAGATGTTCTTGAAGGTAATCTGTATCTCGTTGGCAGTGGAGATCCCGACTTCTCGCAGGCCGATCTTGAGGAAATGGTGGATGATGTCCTGGATCTAGGCATTCGTCAAATTCGGGGGGACATTATCGTTGACAATACAGCGTTCGATTCGGATCCATGGGGACCTGGTTGGATGTGGGATGAAGGCCCCTGGTGGTATTTCGCTCCTGTGGATGCCATGACGTTCAATGACAATTGCGTGACAATTACGGTTAGTCCAGGAGATCAGAATGGTGATTCCGCCGTCGTGACACTGGATCCCCCCACCGACTATGTCCAGGTAAGAGTCGCTGCCGTGACTGCGGAGAGGGACAGTGTCGCCGGGCTGGAAGTCAACCGGCGGTGGAAGACCAAGGAGAATATTGTGGATATCACGGGCGAGATTCACACCGATGAAGAAGCGAGATCGTTCGTTCTGAGCGTTGAGCGTCCGGCTCTGTATGCGGGTTCGATCCTGAGAGATCTGTTGAAAAAGGCGGGAATTGAGTTCAGAGGAGGAATTTCTCAGGATACACTGTCTTCAGATACGCTCCTGGTCACGACATTCACCTCTCGACCACTATCTCTTTCAATACGTAATTTCTTGAAGATTTCTGACAACCTCACCGGAGAATTATTGATCAAGAAAATGGGATCTGTAACACACGATGCCGCAGGGTCATGGGGAAACGGGCTTATGACAGTCAAGACTTTCATGCAGGATGAAGTGGGAATCGACACCACGAAACTCACTCAGGCAGATGGATCTGGGGTGTCACGGTACAATCTCGTCAGCGCAAGCCATATTGTTCAGTTACTTCTGTGGGTGAACGGCAATTTTCAAATTTCTCCGGAGTTCTTCTCTGCCCTCCCCATCGGGAGAACTGACGGGACCCTTCGAAACAGGATGCTTACTGTGGGAACTCAGGCGACGGCCCGCGCCAAGACGGGCACCCTTAAGGGTGTCAGTTCGCTGTCAGGTTACCTCACGTCCGAAGACAATGAAATGCTCGCCTTTTCCATTTTGATGAACGGGTATGTAGGCACGACCGCTCCCTACCGGAAACTCCAGGACAGGATTGTGTCAATCCTGTCAGATTTCTCGAGGTTCCGGTGATGAAGCAAACCACACCGGCTCCAGAGCACCGTCGATTGCTTTCTCTGGATGCATTCAGAGGCATGACCATCGCTACCATGATCCTGGTTAACACTCCGGGCAGTTGGGCATACGTTTATGCGCCCCTTCGTCACGCCAAGTGGCACGGGTGGACACCTACCGATCTCGTATTCCCCTTCTTCTTGTTTATCGTCGGAGTTGCCATGTCGTTCTCTTTTTCGAAACACCTCGCGGTGGGCGTGTCCGTTCGAGATCTTCATATGAAGGTCCTGCAACGAGCTTTGATCATTTTTGGCCTGGGTATCTTCATGGCCGCTTATCCATTCAATATTCCTTTCACTATTCAGGAACTGACCACCTCGTTTCATTTCATCGATATCTTGAACCGGTTTGAAACCATTCGAATAGTGGGCGTTCTCCAGCGAATTGCCATTTGCTACCTCGCTGCCAGCCTCGTCATCCTCAATTTGGGGAGAAGGGGCCGTGTTCTGGTCACTTTGGGACTTCTGCTTGGCTATTGGCTTGTTATGGTACTTGTACCTGTCCCCGAATATGGCAGAGGAGTTCTGACTATGGAAGGAAACCTCGGGAGGTACATCGATCTGGCGGTTCTCGGGAGAAATCACATGTACAGTGTGGGGGGGGGCCTGCCGTTCGACCCTGAAGGGCTGCTGAGCACCCTACCGGCCATTGCCACTACCCTTCTGGGGGTATTTGTAGGTGACTATCTCCGGTCGCACGAGAGCCACGGTACCAAAGCCGCCACTCTCTTCTTCGTTGGCGTGATCGGGATCGCCATTGGGAAGTTTCTCAGCCTGGGGTTTCCCATCAATAAACAAATCTGGACATCCACATATACCGTGTTCGCGGCAGGGTGGGCGACCCTTGTGCTGTCACTGGCCTACTGGCTTGTGGAAGTAAGGGGAGTCAGCAGGGCAATCAAACCGTTCCTTGTCTTCGGCAGCAATTCCATATTCGTCTTTGTGGCCTCGGGTTTGGTGGTGAAGACTATTCTCCGAATAGATCTGAGCTATCATGACTCGAACCTCTCACTTTACACTTATCTCTACGAGGCAGTTTTTGTACCCCTGGCAGGGAATCTCAACGGATCGCTGTTGTTCGCTGTCTCGTGGATCATGATGTGGCTGGGAGTCCTCTGGATTCTATACTGGAAGAAAATCTTCATTAAGATCTAGCCGCTTCTCGACCTCAGACCCGCCCGGGTCTCTCTCCAGAATGAGAAATGCGGGGTCGCAACCACGTTTGACACAACTGAAGATTGAGACCTCGTTCTTACGACTTCCTGTCGATAACATGAAACGGAACATAGACCAGGTAGAAGTGCCCCAGCGCGAACAGGGCAGCCGTCATTAGGTACCACGGCCAAGGTCCCATATAGTCCAGGAGACTGGCAACAGGCGGCTTGCCGCAGATCCAGAAATAGTTCGATCCAAGTACGATATTGACTGGCACCGTTACAATCAAGAAGCCAATAAGCGCGAGAAATGCACGGCGAAGGCTCCGAAAAGTAGGCCGCATCTGGTAGACGACTGTCGCGTATATGAGAGCCACAATCATGAGGCTGTGTGAAAACCAGAAACGGAAAAAGTGATAGTGGGGAAAGCCATGTACGATGTCGGGGGTCAAACTGGCCTGAATCATCGCTGACAAACCCCAGAAATAGAGAATCTCATACATCCGGTAGTTACGTTTGACCATAACCAAAGGAAGGGTCAGATTTGCGAACCTGCACAAATGGAAAGGGAGATGAAGCTTGGGATCGAACGTTCCACCGATCAATTCGAGTGTTGGCCAGCTTACGTAACTTACCATGACGATCCAGCCCATGGCGGCCCCGATCCTGTACTGCCACTTTCCGGAAAGATGCCTCTTCGCATAAAGGGGTAGCCAAATCGCAAGAAAAACGGCCGTGATGAGTGAAACCGAGTGGTAGGTTCCAAAGGCCTCGAACTGCTCACCGGAGCTGAGATATCGGGATACGTCCTCCTTTACCTCCGACACGATTCCTCTCAGCTACGATTGCAGATGGAAAGCGTCAGCGCCATACGAATCTGTTCTGACCGCCTACGACGGTCCGCACTACTTCTACGCTGGGTATGGTGACAGGATCGATCTCAAGGAGATCCTCTGACAAAACCACGAAGTCAGCCAGTTTTCCCACCTCCAGAGTTCCGAGATTTTCTTCCTGAAACGCGGCATAGGCCCCCCCCGAAGTATAGGCCCTCAGTGCCCCCTCAACAGTGATTGACTGCTCCGGGAACCATCCGTGCGGGTGCTTCCCATCGAGTGTTTGTCGCGTTACGGCCGCATAGATACCCTGAATGGGAGAAATTGGTGCCACTGTCCAGTCGGATCCCAGTGCCAGGTTTACGTGAGCATCAAGGAGGAATCCGAGGGGATAGCTCCGTGCC contains the following coding sequences:
- a CDS encoding TIGR02206 family membrane protein, whose protein sequence is MSEVKEDVSRYLSSGEQFEAFGTYHSVSLITAVFLAIWLPLYAKRHLSGKWQYRIGAAMGWIVMVSYVSWPTLELIGGTFDPKLHLPFHLCRFANLTLPLVMVKRNYRMYEILYFWGLSAMIQASLTPDIVHGFPHYHFFRFWFSHSLMIVALIYATVVYQMRPTFRSLRRAFLALIGFLIVTVPVNIVLGSNYFWICGKPPVASLLDYMGPWPWYLMTAALFALGHFYLVYVPFHVIDRKS
- the dacB gene encoding D-alanyl-D-alanine carboxypeptidase/D-alanyl-D-alanine-endopeptidase: CAEVQTTQRKVSYLLTSDMRLFLLLAAFQLFFACAYRSAIYYPRITGTQTSGLSDRIEEAVGEVDSNVNLGIKVVSVMTGEVIYEDNANHLFTPASNVKLFTAAAALHILGPSYRFHTRMYTDSTRTGDVLEGNLYLVGSGDPDFSQADLEEMVDDVLDLGIRQIRGDIIVDNTAFDSDPWGPGWMWDEGPWWYFAPVDAMTFNDNCVTITVSPGDQNGDSAVVTLDPPTDYVQVRVAAVTAERDSVAGLEVNRRWKTKENIVDITGEIHTDEEARSFVLSVERPALYAGSILRDLLKKAGIEFRGGISQDTLSSDTLLVTTFTSRPLSLSIRNFLKISDNLTGELLIKKMGSVTHDAAGSWGNGLMTVKTFMQDEVGIDTTKLTQADGSGVSRYNLVSASHIVQLLLWVNGNFQISPEFFSALPIGRTDGTLRNRMLTVGTQATARAKTGTLKGVSSLSGYLTSEDNEMLAFSILMNGYVGTTAPYRKLQDRIVSILSDFSRFR
- a CDS encoding DUF5009 domain-containing protein; translated protein: MKQTTPAPEHRRLLSLDAFRGMTIATMILVNTPGSWAYVYAPLRHAKWHGWTPTDLVFPFFLFIVGVAMSFSFSKHLAVGVSVRDLHMKVLQRALIIFGLGIFMAAYPFNIPFTIQELTTSFHFIDILNRFETIRIVGVLQRIAICYLAASLVILNLGRRGRVLVTLGLLLGYWLVMVLVPVPEYGRGVLTMEGNLGRYIDLAVLGRNHMYSVGGGLPFDPEGLLSTLPAIATTLLGVFVGDYLRSHESHGTKAATLFFVGVIGIAIGKFLSLGFPINKQIWTSTYTVFAAGWATLVLSLAYWLVEVRGVSRAIKPFLVFGSNSIFVFVASGLVVKTILRIDLSYHDSNLSLYTYLYEAVFVPLAGNLNGSLLFAVSWIMMWLGVLWILYWKKIFIKI